From the genome of Ictalurus punctatus breed USDA103 chromosome 5, Coco_2.0, whole genome shotgun sequence:
GTACGTGGTGGAGTTCGCCAAGCGCATCTCCGGCTTCATGGAGCTGTGTCAGAATGACCAGATCATCCTGCTCAAAGCAGgtcagagaacacacacacacacacacacacacacacacacacacacacacacacacacacacacacacacacagtagtggATGTAGTAAAAGTTAAGTGTTGCAGAAAGTTTCCATAGAAACAGGACATTTCTCTGGAAAGATCCCTAACGTCAGGTTTCCGTGGAAATGTTGTGTACTAAGCTTAACTTTTCCTACGGCTTCCGTCTGTACTGAAATACACCGCACGACGATTCTTCTTCAGATTGAATCCTGTTCCAGTCCCTAACTTCATTTCCTGCCTTCAATTCGTTGAGCCTTTTCCAGAACGTTTCTTCTGGGCGTTTGTGCGTTTTAAAGCAGGTCGGTTCGTTCCGTTGGCGACTAAACGgtaaacggtctgcacttatacggtgctttttaaaaatgaaaaaataaaaacttggcGCTTTTAcaaaagcgctttacactggttctcttACAcccattctctcacacacacacactcgcacagcatgcgaggcgctagcttgccatcgggagcaactcggggttccgtgtcttgcccaaggacgcttcggcgtgtggagtcacgtgggctgtgaatcgaaccgccgaccctacgattagtggacgacccgccctaccacctgatccacagccgccacATGAAGCTCAATAATCCTGTGCATTAGACATTGTGTTTTGAACGGTTGCATTTAAATATGTTTGGATTTGAATccctgtgttctctctctctctctctctctctctctctctctctctctctctctctctctcgctctccgcAGGATGTCTGAGCGTGTTGCTGATTCAGATGTGTCGAGCCTACAACGCCACGAACCACACGCTGCTCTTCGACGGGAAGTTCGCCAGCGTCCAGCTCTTCAAATCTCTCGGTACGTGGCGTTTGTGTCATTATGGAGCGTTTACGTTTTCGCAGGGTGTGATTCAGGAACGCAGACGCAGATGCCAGCTGGCACGCAGTTTCCACTAATAACTCGATAACTCTCGGGCTATTCTCAAACCTGAATATCCTGTACGAGCTGagtacacatactgtatgattaaaatgttttgcatCGCTGCCACCGGGTACAGGTTCATTGGTTTAATTACTATATTTACTCAGAGTGCCAATTAAAAGCACCTTCTTCACGTTCTGTGCGTTTTAGAAGTTTCTACAccttgtgttgtgttgtgttgtgcttGACGATCAGCCAACCATGAGCTAGAGCTCGAGAGCCTCTGTGTGCTGGATTATGGGAACACGTttttgatcccccccccccccccccccctcttcgTCCTGTAGGTTGTGATGACCTGGTGAACGCCGTGTTTGAACTCGCTAAATCGATGAGCCGCCTGCAGCTCACGGAAGAAGAAATGGCTCTGTTCAGCGCCGTCGTCCTGTTCTCCCCAGGTCTTAAATTAAATCCTATATCCAAAATTTCATTTGTACTCCAGCACCCTGATGCTGTCGCATTGCAAAAAATCTACAGTACTTGCACactattgttgttattattagggATGTATCGATAAAGGTATTGATACCGGTACAATACCATACTCATTAATAACGTTCCAGTATGAACGTATGTGACGTAGGCCTACGATCCGCCGTAGCACTAATGAACAGATGACACGAAAATGACCGCGATCTGGACGTATTTCACGATTAATGACCAAAGCAGAGAAGACTACACACTGCGTTCCTACAGTACACGTAACCGGATCCTAATGGTGTTTAATAAAGAGCATGAGGACGGTCGACCTGAGCACGCGGAGCAGTATCGGCGAGcgtgttcataaaaaaaataaataaatttttaaaatgctgtgaATAGCACGCACACGAATGTATTGGCAAGCGCACTCTCTGTTAAAGACaacatttaaactgtaaaatctttaacatgtgtgtgtgtgtgtgtatgtgtgtgtatgtgtgtatatatatatatatatatatatagttgggCGGTACTTGccaataaccgattaatcaaccgatagtttttaaaattgatactgaatgaaaacactcgaagtaaaatattgctgaactttattacaaaattaaacagtactgactgtaccattttaaatgaaataaatattaataaatatattaactgTGAataagatatacatccaaattgatccaaaatgttcaaaaacagttcaaataacacaacataatttgtcagtgatggtttttatttcgcctctagaggccgctctcgtaccgtaTAACGACAGCgtacccttctcagccgctcccgtGACGGACGCAAAAACCaccggtgtggatttttgccgataaACCGATACTTAGTCAGTTATCCGTGCCGATTAATCTGCAAAAGCGTTCAGTCCGTCGACCTCTAATATGTACATGTttttacatgtacatatatacacatgtattcgTAACAGTTAACCAAGGTATGTTTCACGTCTGCACTGGTAGCTAGCCAATACAGAACGAAAGCCTATAACCACCATTTTAGTCCAAGGCATCGCACCGTTTCTACATAAAATACTTTCATAACATATTACAAAAGCATagatccaaaaaaaacaaacaaaaaaacctgcatATTCTTATGACAGACTAAGTTTTTCATGcaagactttttatttatttatttatttagaatcaGCAACGCATGGATTGTAGAACTGTGCGCTGTTCTGAGAATGGTCcaaacaatgaaattaagaaaataaataaaactgcacaGGTTTAGAGATAAGTGCTGAATTTCAactatatttatacatttcaaCTATACTATAAAGGCTGTATTTCAACATATAGGGACAGAATATATTGAATAACCGTAACTAAGTAAACGGCCGCCTCGGTGTATACGTATAGATGTATGTGGACGAGATTGTAGGTGACCTTGACATAGAGATAAAAAATTGTTTAAGACTAGTGACTTTATCAAGCTTATTGACGTGGGAGTCGAGGTTAGGAGATTCGAAGGAGTTGAATGTTTTATGGGAtgcgtgtgtttgtttgtttttttaaaacagatcgGCCCTGGCTTACAGACAGACAGCCAGTTCAGAGGCTGCAGGGGAAAGTTTATCAGGCGCTGCAGCGCTGTCTGAACAGAGAGGGCGCCAACGAGCACAAACTCAACAAGGTATGCATAGCCACCATTTTTAAACCTAACAGCATATAACTAAAGATTTACAAAATGTTATCAAAATACTACGACTATGAGTTTAACTGTATAAACGAACAAATCTTTTACATTCTCGCCTCCGTTGTTCCCCCGTATCTTTAGATGCTGGCTAAGCTTCCCGCGATAAAGTCGATCTGCAACCTCCACATCGACAAGCTGGAGTTTTTCCGCCTGCTCCACCCAGAAACAGCCTACAGCTTCCCCCCGCTGTATCGGGAGGTGTTCGGTAGTGAGAGCACCTCCCCCGACTCCACCAAGGGCTAGACGGCGCCAGAGTGTCACTGAAACTGGTGCTCgaggagagaaagtgagaaggaTGTAGGGATGAAACGAAGGACTGGTAGACGTGAAGCGTCATTAACAGACCAGCAGCTCACTGACAATCCCGCACACAACACTTTTGGACTCCGAATCCCTCGATCCCTGTCTCTGAGCTCGTTCCTTAACACGTGATGGACAATACAGCCTGAATGAAATTACCCAAGGGGGCTTTTAAAAGAGAACAGCGGTTTGGAGGatcgtttttattttaaactgacgaggggaaataaataaataaaatcagatttAAAAAGTTCAGACGGATACCGGGAAAAATGGCGGCTTATTTGAGTTCGCCTACGTATGTAGAAATGTTCTTGACCTGTGTGAAACTATGCATTACTTGTAGCTACAAATTCTGTCAAAACGATCTGTTCGGTCGGAACAGAACAGATCGGGCTTTCGAAAACTGGCTTAAGTTGGTGACGAGAACAGGATGGACGTAAACGGCTACGCTACATGGCCAACGCTTGCATGCGGCCGTGTTAACGTTGCCGTGGTGACTGCATACATCATCACGCTGGTAACTGCAAGAAAACTGTGATAAAGCACTACCGTCGTTAAATCGGGACGAATTTAATCATACTAGGTTAATATTTATTTGCGTTACGGTTACCAGCGGTTAGCTAGCTAACGGTCAGTTATCAAACTTTTGCGTGACGCATGTCGTATTTTATTTTACGAGCTGTTCGGCAccctcgtttaaaaaaaatccagtttagAAACATGGAAAATCCAGACTGTTGTCTGCTATCATGACATAAAACGCAGCAAAACAACCCTGCAGGAAAGTTTTGGCACCTTTTCTTAACTATTCATTCGCCCGGTCACTTTCGATCCCTCTACAGCGTGTAGGTTAGGATCAGAGCTCGAGTCTCTGGGAGACTCTGTGGGTCACGACCACTTTTTTctcccatccccccccccccaccccttccaAATGATTTTTCTGAATGTAGTGGAAATGTAGCACAGCCTTACGAGCAAGAGACAGAATGTATTATTTTAGTTTCTTTTAGGGTTTTATACGCAGGCATGTGAAGGAGTCGGTTGAGGTCTTcattctgacctttttttttccttattattttttatttagaatgAAAAAATggttaatttctttttttttctcctggaaAAGCCACTCTCGAATGAAACGCAtagtattttgtcattttggttttgattttcttgtaataaaaaaaagcaaagtgcCGTATTTTCCAGACAACGTCCTCGTTATCGTTTTTTGCATTAGCCCATTTGTTAGTGGTTTTACGGTATAGGTATATATACGCTTTAGCGAACAAACAAAACTGCATAAAGTGAATCACAaggatgcccccccccccccccccccccccccgtttataaaatataaacgtATGCTGCCTTTTCACTGCTTCCAACAAAGCTTTCTAGACAGGAACGTGACTGTTATGCATTTACTTCATAATCAATCATATTTTTTAACATAGACGCTAGCTAGCTCATGTTACACAATTAGCAATGCGGCAATACCGCGACTAGCTAGACACAAACAACATTCAAGTTGTCATCAAGAAATCGTATGTTCGTCAAAACTATTTACATGAAGAGAATTAAACAATTTTATCATTTCACGTTTTTATTTAGGTTACAGAATTTAATAAGCTTGTGCCATGTTCATCTCTAGCTACTGAAATTTAAACGCAATACGAAAGTCGCTAGGAGGTGAATTCAGACCGTCGTATCCAGACGTCGCGTGCAGTGAAAAGGCGGAATTACGGATATTATAGGGGAATGAGAGGAAACAATATGgttactacaataataataataataataataataataatcataataatcataataatcataataatggAAGAAAATATATGAACTGGACTGCTCCAGTAGGGGGCGCTGAAGTATCATTTTAacgttaaaataaaaatgcctgcAACAGTAGTATGACGTGGGTTAGGGTTAACCCTAAGACAGAATTTTGTAGCGTGTCTTGTCTGGAAAATACAGTGGTATgaagtattataataataataataataataataatataaattctGACTCAAGCTGACCAGCTGAGACactgctttcttttttgttgtttattttaaaagcaggTAAATAGCACTTACAGATCTTACACCCCCACAAATGAGCAAAGTTAGTACACCCTCTCACCCTTAGGCTAGGTGATATTCAAGTTCATGCTTGCGTGcgctttctcacacacacattcaaacacaccAGCTTTCACCGGGTCTTTCCCTCACACTGCTGTTCTCTCAGCTCAGTAGATCCCCCCCCCCGCTACGGCTCACTATCGTTTAACGCGCTCTGCCTCCGAGTGTGCATTTgaagcacatactgtatgttacaGACTACAAGTCACACTTTGGTCTGACACGACGTGAAATGGAACTGACGCACAGGCCGAAGGGAGATGTGCTGTATTAGCCCGATGATCAGCtgcttatttttaaataaaaatggagcCATGTTGTATTTCCAAACGTATTATTTATTCACAACAGAAGATGGCGCTACAGTAAGGCTAAAGAGCCAAATTGGGCCTGCTTACTGCTCGTAGGTTAAATGTGTTACAGAATGTGAGTCTTTAATTCAGGCTTATTGCTGCCTGAAGACTtgtattttaatacaaataaaaatttaattataagCTAACCTTTTATGTGAGGATGATGATACGGTAAatcggtccgtacaggattttgttgtttttttttgcgattATTGCGGCCAGAAATGCTTGATTATCGCTGCGGCTTTTTCCAAAATTTGCGATGAATCTTactgagttttttgtgcttgttttgcggaaaactactcgaattggcgaaatcgcaatcgcgCAGAATCGTTCTGCATGGTCCTTCGCAGTgattgttggtaaacgagacctttcagctgtactcatgttcgacgcacgtgactcgtcgagggcttcggctgaacgcgcgtcgtgatgCAGTCACTTctcgcgtctcggcccaaaccCGAGGAAAACCTGCAGTAATTTTGATCTATTGCGAgctccgaatattgcggcgtttgctcGCGCGTTCATTTCGGTGATTgcaaaatcgcaaaatcctggaaggactatGAGTGATTTGGCATTGTCAACATTGGCCGTGTGAGAAAATCCACGTTACTGAAATAAACGTGAATTTGAAGTTCAGATTGgactacaaaaacatttacacacagttttattaaatgaggcccattgtgtGTGGTCACTTGTTCGGTATGTTATATAGCCATATCTTGGGCTTATGTAACTCGTTACATAAATCTAGTACAgaacgtttttttccccctcaatagCGACATGCGAAAAGACTGTTTTCATCGTCCCGGCCGTCGACACTTGCTTCACGTGTCGTGTTTTTCCTGCACTGCTGGAATAGCAGTCGTCTCAACCTAGAGTTACTGGTTTCTTCATGgttttctaaagaaaaaaaatctggttaTAAAAAAACAGTTCTCTGGGTGTTTACGACAGTGTCATAATGGGACTGTGCAATAGATACGATGTAGGTTCACTCTAGCACGCGTCAGTTAACGGAATAATTTGGTCTAAAGTTTAACATACATATATTGTAAGTGCTATTGCACAGATTCACTGTAAGGTGAAGGAAAATGATGGCAAAGTGTGATTTATAAAATGATGTATTTAACGGTTTTTAGATTGTGCACACAAACTGCTGCATGGCTCCCGTCTTGctagttcacacacacacacacacacacacacacactctctcagggaGTTAGCTGGGCTTTCGGTCCCGTACCGTCTTCTTTGGACACATTTAACCCTGCAGAAGTCCTCGAACCTCCATCACTGTGTGTTAGTGACTGCTTTCCTGAATGTTAAGATTTCCCACAGAAGtgtcacttttaaaaaaaaaaaaaaattaaataggaTCTTGTATAGTTctaaaatgatatataaaaatataaagatgTAATTCTAGTTTTTGAATCTTGTTtgattttctgtcttttttttcctgcagtgCTCCACTTTCCTCACCCTTTTAGTGTTGTCCTCGTCCATACGAAATgtaattatgttttttaaagaatgttttTAAGACAGAAAACCTGACTCGTGATCCTTCTGTTCTCTTTATTTCTggattgtttattgtttaaaaaaaaaaattacatagacTTTTAATAGCTATAATTTATTATatggattttattattattattattattattattattattattaagcattaaaaaatacaaacatgatGTAGAGTTGTATTTTGGGGATACAATATGTGGATTAAAAGTGGAATAAATGGGCTTTTTACATAGCAtagtggtgtgtttttttttcctgattatTTAATGCTGATTTTCACAACTGTAGAACACTATATTtagaaaatcaaataaaaaatatttccgAGTTTTAATTACTGATGTACATTTTTCTTGTATggtatctttttttaaacaaggttATTCTAAATCATGTTACGTTATATAAAATCATAATACACCAACATGCAAGATTTGCTGCCTTCCTGTGGTCAGTATGTGAACTGCAGTTATCAGGGTTCgttagtataaataaataaaataaattttaaaaatgcaaccgTAGTAATGACATTAAAAAACACCGACTGTGTGATGTGATAACGTTGATATGAATGTAAATTGTGTGAATTGTCCGTGCTATTATTGCAAATACTCGTACAGTATATACAATTATGTGTGTTCGATTTATCTAGTGCCTTTTTAACTCTCAAGGCTGCTTTATAAAGTGTAAAGtttcaaacaaaccaaaaaaacaaacaaacacctgtAAGGTGTAGAAAGAGAAGAATAGTGTGTGAAGAGGAAAGTTCCTCACTGACAAGcatcataaaatattttaatattttgaacGTTAAGGGCAAAGCTTGTAAAGTTGCTCAGCGTTTCATATTTGCCCGACATTTAGGAACACGTTTAGGCACATGCACATTACAGCTCGTTTGCGTTGTGTggcgcccacaaaactccataaaaggtcgagctcacagagagctgaaggtGCTCAGTGAGAACAAAAATGCAGAAAGAAAAGGAATTTCTCAGCAGCAGAATTGGGAGTTATATTAACTCATTTATACCAATTTATATGCAAATTTACTCAAAATTCAGGCACAAAACGTACGATTCGAACCAGCTGGATTTTCATGAACGCCGAATTTCTTTCATGTTGCAGTAACCTCCTCCAACAGGGTTTTTAGCTAGATGCTACTCTTTGTCCCTGACCCAATGAATTAGCATGAGAATATTTTCAATAGCGTCTACAAAGTACTTTTCTGAATAGCAGTGTTTCCTCAagggtgtaaatgtaaatgtaaaactccTACGACTGACTTACGAATAAATTAGTATCAGATTTGATGAATAAAGGCCCATTGTTCGGCAATAACGCAAGACAGAGCTTTTAACAAAGTTAAAAAGAAAGGGGGTCtccccctctccttctctctctttttaaacatGAGAATGTTCTAGATCCTTGTTGAATGTTCGGTGGATATTATACGCTGAACTTtagaacccccccccacacacacacacacacacacacgcagactcCTATAATAAAACTAACTATACACAACTATACACTCTGCTATTTAACAGATTATTATAAGCACATTAACCCacttcattcagtcagtcagaaaTCTTATTCACATTATTCTCAAGCGGTTTACTGTATTCCGATTTAGATGTATACATAAACGTTTTGATTCTGAATGAGCTCTCAGTCAGATTAgtaacagattattattattatccatccatccattttctgtacctcttataTCAGGGAACTCTGGGTACAAGGCGGGAGGCACCTTGGACGGGGtcccaacccattgcagggcacaatcgcacacacactcgtacactacagacaatttggaaatgatcagcctacaacacgtgtctttggactgggggaggcaaacgcctgaagcacggggaggacgtacaaactctgcgcacacaggggagatgcaggattcgaaccccaaacccctgagatgtgaggcaaatgtgctcaTCAATAAGCCACTGTGTATCCTATAATTattaacagtagtagtagtatttagtattagtagtagtaatagtagtagtattagtagtattagttgtattattattattagtagtagtagtagtgacaCTACTATTATAGTGGTAATAGTAATAGTGTTTACACTACCATTAGTAGTATTgatagtaatattattattattattagtagtagtagtagtaatagtattattattattattagtagtagtaatagtaatagtagtagtagtagtagtagtagcagtattattattattattattattagtagtagtagtagtagtagtagtagtagcagtattattattagtagtagtagtagtagtagtattagtagcattagtattattattattagtagtagtagtagcagtattattattattattagtagtagtagtagtagtagtaatagtagtagcagtattattattattattagtagtagtaatagtagtagtagtattagtagcattagtattattattagtattagtattagtaatagtagtattattattattagtagtagtagtaatagtagtagtagtattagtagcattagtattattattattattagtagtagtagtattagtagtattattattagtattagtagcattagtattattattagtattagtattagtaatagtagtagtattagtagcattagtattattattagtattagtattagtagtattattattattattagtagtagtaatagtagtagtagtattagtagcattagtattattattattagtagtagtagtaatagtagtagtagtagtattagtagcattagtattattattagtattagtaatagtagtagtattagtagcattagtattattattagtattagtattagtaatagtagtattattattagtagtagtggtagttaCAGTATTTTAGGTACCATGTCATTGTTCTAGAAAGTACCAGCTCGTGTATACAGCTCGAGTCCACCAGAGGGCGGTGTTGTACGCCATTTCCCTCCAACTTGCGCTCAGAAACGGCACCGCGCATGCGCAGGGAAGGAACGGTAACTCCGGAGTACAGGACCGCTAGCTAGGCTCTGCTTCTCAACCGCTGCTCCATTGAGCCGTAAAACCAGGAGGACGTCTCTACTGAACCTCTAACATTTTTACGGATATTTCCAAATCCAAcaactcttaaaaaaaaaaaaaaaaaaatactgtgcaCCACAAGCGCTGGATTAAcatttacaagaaaaaaaacaaacaaacaaaaaaaaacaaaaagaaaaaacccccagCCCGTTAGCCGCTGGATGTCTGCGCGTGCTGGTGTAGGAGAGAGGAGCTGCCTAGCTAACGTTCACATTCCCACCGCGCTCAGATCCGATTTCTGCGCCTGTTTTACTCATTAACTGCGTGTTTTCTTTACTCTGGACTGGTTTTTATAAGTTTATCAGAGTTCTCCGtcgaaaaaaaccccccaaggAGCCGCGTTAAAGATGTCTGTTGCGGGTTTAAAGAAGCAGTTTTACAAAGCAAGCCAGGTTTGTTGTtataactttctttctttcctttccccCTCTCCTTCTAActaaaatcaatttaaaaaaaaaaaaaatgtttttaaacgcATCATTTCATGTCTAGGTCTTATCAGGAAACCTGTGATTAAACCATAACACGGTTTTTCAgtcagattagattagattagattaataTCTGGGGTATAACGGTTTATAACTTGGTGTCTGTATTTATAACGCATACACGGCCATGACCAGTGACGTGTAAGTTGGGGGTAAATCCTATTCATTCTGTTGTTAAACTGTTGATTTAACTTTGAAGTGTTTTTGCTGAGAAGTCACAGCTGGGCTCTTGCAGGgtttcctgcacacacacaaaaaataaaataaataaagaatgcatTCAGCAAAGTTTAAATTTGCATATGTGACAAGTTTAACAAGCCTTCTAACACTAAATAACAGGGTTGATCTGCACTGCAATGCCATAACACTGGTTTTGAGGTTACACCAGTTAGGAAAATATGTGCCACGTTTGCTATAACTGGcctggaacaaaaaaaaaaaaaaaaaaaaaagaaaagaaagctaCATCTAAgtgtgtgtagatgtgggtCAAGCTCAGGATCGTGCTGAGTCTGCTTAACCACTTCACCATGTTTTCCTCCATCATGCACCTTCAAAAAAATTTCCCCTTTATTAAGCAGAAGTTTGGGTCGGTTCTGTTTTCAGAGCAGTAGGGTTCTGGGTTCGAGacgcctcgcctcgcctcgcctcgcctcgccgCCCACTGCTGCGCCCGTTCTGGAAAGCAGTTCGTTTTCCTGCTCATTTCTTTCTGAGACACGTAATCCAAGTCTCAGCGTCCCTCGTGAAATCAACATCTTTGTGGCGTTTAGTACGGAGATGCCCTCCGTGAGGCTATCTCCAAAAGATCTAAAGTCGCTCGACAgttctgatgacatcattctgcactccAGCTTCTCGTCAGATTCTCCGTCCAATCAGACGCTCTGTAGGATCTGaagtgtcccccccccccaacgtTGTAAAAAGCGTTGGCGTTGTTGAGCGAGAGAGATCGCGACAGCGTGCCCGGGTCTTTGTGTAAACGTGTCTCGTGGTAAGAAGGAAACGAAAGATTCGAATTCGTTCACTTTGAGGAAGGCGGTGTTTGTGCCAGCTCACGACTTTGTGACGGGCGTTTTAAAATCCGCACACGTTGTTtctcacgttttttttttttctccttttatacTGTAGACTCGCTGtgcttcaggtgtgtgtgtgtgtgtgtgtgaggtgatgTGTACACCTTCTGTATGTAAACGTTAAATCAGTGTAGATCAGTGAGTGTgtttacactttaaaaaaaaataataatctgataTTCCAGAACGAAATCAgggtttttggggttttttttcatccaACATGTTTACATGCAATTAAATAATCTAATAATGGGAATACTCCACGTTTACATGGTTCAATCAGTGACCAGATTTCTTCCTAAACTCGGGTTTACACGGTTCAATCGGTGATCAGATTTCTTTCAGGAATCCTGGCGTGTGTTGGTTTGAAGCTACGCAGTCAGAGGTGTTGCTTTAAACAGGAGCAGATCCATTAATCCAGTAAAATGGGGTCAAGCTGATTTTTGGGGTGTGTATAACGTCTAACCTCTCACTTCCTTTTCGCTGATTGTAGCGGGAAA
Proteins encoded in this window:
- the rorca gene encoding RAR-related orphan receptor C a isoform X2 — protein: MSKKQRDSLYAEVQKHQQGQECVSGVLSSGAVGVEEPGENSHDGHTRTCSRSSSTALSDLDDLGGLLFDLPLTPEDEYCGLELQGNSRTSGEGSSGGGDPSSHGSAVLKHEYQLLHTHSPLNEGFSLLETERMAQSVVKSHVETSQYSTEELKRLAWNLYTAEETRTYQSKPMEAMWQQCVAHLTNAIQYVVEFAKRISGFMELCQNDQIILLKAGCLSVLLIQMCRAYNATNHTLLFDGKFASVQLFKSLGCDDLVNAVFELAKSMSRLQLTEEEMALFSAVVLFSPDRPWLTDRQPVQRLQGKVYQALQRCLNREGANEHKLNKMLAKLPAIKSICNLHIDKLEFFRLLHPETAYSFPPLYREVFGSESTSPDSTKG